Within the Legionella pneumophila subsp. pneumophila str. Philadelphia 1 genome, the region TTGGTTTAAGAAGGCTTCGGAACAGGGTTTGGCAATTGGTCAAAATAATATAGGGATCCTATATGAAAATGGCCTGGGTGTTAAAAAAGATCCGGGCCAGGCTTTTATCTGGTATCAAAAGGCCGCAGAAGGCGGAAATTCAGACGGACAATATAACCTTGCAGTCATGTACATGTATGGGAATGGTATACCAAAAGATATCAAGAAGGCGATTCACTGGTATATCAAAGCAGCAGAGCAAGGAGATCTTGATGCTCAAAATAATCTTGGTGTTCTTTATGAGCGAGGCGAAGAGGTTCCAAGAGATTTAAAAGCAGCTATTAGTTGGTATACCAGAGCAGCAAATGAAGGTTCACTGATTGCTCAAACTAACCTTGGTGTATTGTATATGACTGGTGATCCTTCCATTCAAGATGGCAAGAAAGCAATATATTGGTATGAAAAAGCAGCGGCACAAGGTGGGGAAAAAGCTCAAAATAATCTTGGGTATATTTATGAACAAGGAATTGGTACCGAAAAGGATATGAAAAAGGCTATTTACTGGTACGAAAAAGCCGCAGAGAATGGATTTACTCTGGCTCAAAATAATTTAGGTGTTCTCTATTCAAATGATGGCGAGCTGCAAGATTACAAAAAGGCTTATTTATGGTTCAAAAAAGCCGCAGATCAAGGATTTGCCGAAGCCCAAAATAACTTGGGTTTAATGTATATGAAAGGTAATGGATTGTCAGTTAATTATCACGAAGCAGTCTTGTGGTACAAGAGAGCGGCAGAACAAGGATTACCTTTAGCGCAACATAATCTCGCGATTATGTATATGAAAGGCTTGGGGATAAAGAAAGACAATAAACTGGCCATTAAATGGTACCAAAAAGCTGCTGAAAAAGGATTGGATCTGGCGCAAAACAATTTGGCGGTTATGTATATACGTGGTGAAGGAGTAAAAAGAGATTTTAAGAAGGCCATGTATTGGTATCAAAAGGCAGCTGAACAAGGTTTGGATTTGGCACAAATTAATCTGGGTATTATGTATCTTGATGGCATGGGTGTTAATAAAGATTTCGCTAAAGCAAAGTATTGGATTGGAAAAGCCAAGGAC harbors:
- the lidL gene encoding Dot/Icm type IV secretion system effector LidL, which produces MQGGMMKQLVVAGFFLLLLTSPLSALDVDTYRSSQKQFNTEDKAEQGDAQAQFELGLKYEKGDGVNKDLKKAIYWYQKAADQGQAEAQNNLGVLYLKGEGVPQNSQQAMYWFKKASEQGLAIGQNNIGILYENGLGVKKDPGQAFIWYQKAAEGGNSDGQYNLAVMYMYGNGIPKDIKKAIHWYIKAAEQGDLDAQNNLGVLYERGEEVPRDLKAAISWYTRAANEGSLIAQTNLGVLYMTGDPSIQDGKKAIYWYEKAAAQGGEKAQNNLGYIYEQGIGTEKDMKKAIYWYEKAAENGFTLAQNNLGVLYSNDGELQDYKKAYLWFKKAADQGFAEAQNNLGLMYMKGNGLSVNYHEAVLWYKRAAEQGLPLAQHNLAIMYMKGLGIKKDNKLAIKWYQKAAEKGLDLAQNNLAVMYIRGEGVKRDFKKAMYWYQKAAEQGLDLAQINLGIMYLDGMGVNKDFAKAKYWIGKAKDSGSQDALTIWNKNKLWKYQ